A genome region from Deinococcus sp. KNUC1210 includes the following:
- a CDS encoding DinB family protein: protein MNVPEYYDYLTAAREQLWNFLRALPVDDLNRDLIPGDRFKNIKDLLLHVIDFEDHWIHGVARGASGYLDQDYRHDWRIPHAEQYDLAWILSYGRSVQAETRRFLATQPNLDSEVALISDDPEVSTVSLDQLLWNVMTHEVRHTAQIALLIRMLGHTPPWLDYLRFTRPKALR from the coding sequence ATGAACGTTCCCGAATACTACGACTATCTGACGGCTGCCCGCGAGCAGCTCTGGAACTTTCTCAGGGCGCTGCCCGTGGACGATCTGAACCGCGACCTCATTCCCGGCGACCGTTTCAAGAACATCAAAGACCTGCTGCTGCACGTCATCGACTTCGAGGATCACTGGATTCACGGCGTGGCACGCGGCGCGAGCGGCTACCTCGATCAGGATTACCGTCACGACTGGCGTATTCCTCACGCCGAACAGTACGATCTGGCCTGGATTCTGAGCTATGGGCGCAGCGTACAGGCCGAAACCCGGCGTTTTCTGGCAACTCAGCCCAATCTGGACAGCGAAGTGGCGCTCATCAGCGACGATCCCGAGGTCAGCACCGTCTCGCTCGATCAGCTGCTCTGGAACGTCATGACGCACGAAGTCCGGCACACCGCGCAGATCGCCCTGCTGATCCGCATGCTCGGCCATACTCCGCCGTGGCTCGATTACCTGCGTTTTACCCGGCCCAAAGCCCTGCGCTGA
- a CDS encoding esterase family protein, with translation MAVLVSGTAVTFVPPPGAVALSGDFTDWTKRPALPVHQGRSITLTLPRNAWVEYAWVGADGKPFADPDNPQRSLNPWWNYPRAVQVGEYRQHPLLSADLPPQRGEAHRLSWEGSVFPGTRRAIVYTPPGYDPAQTYPVYYVQDGVAFYRTGKLGELMDRALSLNLIRPAVLVFVEPGERNEEYYLNDRYLDFLRAEVFARVEGSYSVAETPAGRGLWGASLGGLISLYLGSRHPELFGAVVSHSGAFIAHPQGRSGMVIDTTTAGEWLRTELTRQPPHHLRVSLDTGTLEWLAAPNRRMAAALMDAGIEHQYREYQSGHNWVTWRGALPEALLYMQGT, from the coding sequence ATGGCTGTACTCGTGTCCGGCACCGCTGTCACCTTCGTTCCTCCGCCCGGCGCCGTGGCCCTGAGCGGCGACTTCACCGACTGGACAAAGCGCCCTGCTCTTCCGGTGCACCAGGGCCGCTCCATCACGCTGACGCTGCCACGAAACGCGTGGGTGGAATACGCCTGGGTGGGTGCAGACGGCAAACCGTTTGCCGACCCCGACAACCCGCAGCGCAGCCTGAACCCGTGGTGGAACTACCCACGCGCCGTGCAGGTGGGCGAGTACCGTCAGCATCCACTCCTGAGCGCCGACCTGCCGCCCCAGCGCGGTGAGGCGCACCGCCTGAGCTGGGAAGGCAGCGTGTTTCCTGGCACCCGCCGCGCCATCGTGTACACGCCGCCCGGCTACGACCCCGCCCAGACGTATCCGGTGTACTACGTGCAGGACGGCGTGGCCTTCTACCGCACCGGCAAACTGGGCGAGCTGATGGACCGGGCACTGTCTCTGAACCTGATCCGGCCCGCCGTCTTGGTGTTCGTGGAACCGGGCGAGCGCAACGAGGAATACTACCTGAACGACCGCTACCTCGATTTTCTGCGGGCCGAGGTGTTTGCGCGGGTCGAGGGCAGCTACAGCGTGGCCGAAACCCCGGCGGGGCGCGGGCTGTGGGGAGCCAGTCTGGGCGGCCTGATCAGCCTGTATCTGGGCAGTCGCCACCCGGAGCTGTTCGGCGCGGTGGTCAGCCATTCCGGAGCCTTTATCGCGCACCCACAGGGACGCAGCGGCATGGTCATCGACACCACCACCGCCGGAGAATGGCTGCGAACCGAGCTAACCCGGCAGCCCCCGCACCATCTGCGCGTGAGCCTGGATACCGGCACGCTGGAATGGCTGGCCGCTCCCAACCGCCGCATGGCTGCCGCGCTGATGGACGCAGGAATAGAACACCAGTACCGCGAGTATCAGAGCGGACACAACTGGGTGACGTGGCGCGGCGCCCTGCCAGAAGCGCTGCTGTATATGCAGGGCACCTGA
- a CDS encoding peptidase C39 family protein: MRFRTALLTLSLTAFAQTKAVTPVPTTYATTTVLTDPAALLPDSSHMLTGPETTAPPFDELIPSWNAVTPPGSSVTVEVRTKSAAGQWSRWFSFGSWMSAGGKGDPAGRTSVDGQKDASGTLNTDTLSLTSPATVYQSRVTLRGAARLTLLAFTTSRRTERTAQLGSASDRAAWGKVLKVPQRSQMLYPGGGEVWCSPTSTSMILGYYGVNVTVPQAAAATYDRAYDGTGNWPFNTAYAGSLGLRAYVSRLPSLSAAEPYILAGIPLAVSLGWKAGELPGAAVPSSSGHLMVLVGFDSAGNPVLNDPAAPTDAGVKRSYPRAAFERLWLKHSGGTVYVIAPAGKVVP, encoded by the coding sequence ATGCGCTTTCGCACTGCTCTCCTGACGCTCTCGCTGACCGCATTCGCTCAGACCAAGGCGGTGACTCCTGTGCCCACGACCTACGCCACCACCACCGTCCTCACCGACCCAGCCGCCCTGCTGCCCGACAGCAGCCACATGCTGACCGGGCCGGAAACCACTGCCCCTCCCTTCGACGAGCTGATTCCGTCGTGGAACGCTGTGACGCCGCCGGGCAGCAGCGTGACGGTGGAAGTCCGGACGAAGAGCGCGGCGGGGCAGTGGTCGCGCTGGTTCAGCTTTGGCAGCTGGATGAGCGCGGGCGGCAAGGGCGACCCGGCAGGCCGAACCAGTGTGGACGGGCAGAAGGACGCCAGTGGAACACTGAATACCGATACCCTGTCGCTGACGTCACCCGCCACGGTCTACCAGTCGCGAGTGACGCTGCGTGGAGCAGCCCGGCTGACGCTGCTGGCCTTTACCACCAGCCGCCGAACGGAGCGCACGGCCCAGCTCGGCAGCGCCAGCGACCGGGCCGCGTGGGGCAAGGTGCTGAAGGTGCCGCAGCGCTCGCAGATGCTCTACCCCGGCGGCGGCGAGGTGTGGTGCAGCCCCACCAGCACCAGCATGATTCTGGGCTACTACGGCGTGAACGTGACGGTGCCGCAGGCCGCCGCCGCCACCTACGACCGGGCCTACGACGGAACCGGCAACTGGCCCTTCAATACCGCCTACGCGGGCAGCCTGGGCCTGCGGGCCTACGTGTCGCGCCTGCCGAGCCTCAGCGCCGCCGAACCCTACATCCTGGCGGGCATTCCCCTGGCCGTCAGTCTGGGCTGGAAAGCCGGGGAGTTGCCGGGTGCCGCCGTGCCCAGCAGCAGCGGACACCTGATGGTGCTGGTCGGGTTTGACAGCGCGGGTAACCCGGTCCTGAACGACCCCGCCGCCCCCACCGACGCGGGCGTGAAACGCAGCTATCCCCGCGCCGCCTTCGAGCGGCTGTGGCTGAAGCATTCCGGCGGAACGGTGTACGTGATCGCCCCGGCAGGCAAGGTGGTGCCATGA
- a CDS encoding VWA domain-containing protein, translated as MSQPVPAVHSEFARKLTSFTARLRGLGFQVGPGETEAAARALDVLNVLDPGQAQDALRMILTAHRAQEPVFNRAFREHFLLPTSEDDASQPSGVQKPDADSAAKPDQEQPRPEAPLEGEGEPTTPAGRQQQASSDDEDDAAEAQNLRSRMSPHAGRSEEDAPYGGELEDLLHAASALIRRVKLGRTRRWKAAPRGTRFDFRRTLHAALRTGGDPATPRFQRHPLRSPRFLIVLDASRSMAPHTDLLLRYAAALMLRTRRVEVYSFSTTLTRLTPLLRQSLTHSLERSLGAGQQHWSLSLPPLGDAWGGGTRIGENLQRLIGDERARLSPSTVTIILSDGLDTGEPQKLAHAVRELHRLSARLVWLNPLAGLPGYLPLARGMAAALPHLDVFAAAGGVAELAALPEKLKA; from the coding sequence ATGTCTCAGCCTGTGCCTGCCGTCCACTCCGAGTTTGCTCGCAAGCTGACCAGCTTCACGGCGCGGCTGCGCGGGCTGGGCTTTCAGGTGGGGCCGGGCGAGACGGAAGCGGCGGCGCGGGCGCTGGACGTGCTGAACGTGCTCGATCCGGGGCAGGCCCAGGACGCCCTGCGGATGATCCTGACGGCCCACCGCGCCCAGGAGCCGGTCTTCAACCGGGCCTTCCGCGAACATTTTCTGCTGCCCACCTCCGAGGACGACGCGTCGCAGCCCTCCGGGGTTCAGAAACCAGATGCCGATTCGGCGGCAAAGCCGGACCAGGAGCAGCCGCGCCCGGAAGCACCGCTGGAAGGCGAGGGCGAGCCGACGACGCCAGCGGGTCGCCAGCAGCAGGCCAGCAGCGACGACGAGGACGACGCGGCCGAGGCTCAGAACCTCCGCAGCCGGATGAGCCCCCATGCGGGCAGGAGTGAGGAAGACGCGCCCTATGGCGGAGAACTCGAAGACCTGCTGCACGCGGCCTCGGCACTGATCCGCCGGGTGAAGCTGGGACGGACCCGGCGCTGGAAGGCGGCTCCCAGGGGCACGCGCTTCGATTTCCGGCGAACGCTGCACGCGGCCCTGCGAACGGGCGGCGATCCGGCCACGCCCCGTTTTCAGCGCCATCCACTGCGCTCGCCCCGCTTCCTGATCGTGCTGGACGCCAGCCGCAGCATGGCCCCACACACCGATCTGCTGCTGCGCTACGCCGCCGCCCTGATGTTGCGAACGCGCCGCGTCGAGGTCTACAGCTTCTCGACCACCCTGACCCGACTGACGCCGCTGCTGCGCCAGTCGCTGACACACTCGCTGGAACGCTCGCTGGGCGCGGGGCAGCAGCACTGGTCGCTCAGCCTTCCTCCGCTGGGAGACGCCTGGGGCGGCGGCACCCGTATCGGTGAGAATCTGCAGCGGCTGATCGGGGATGAACGGGCGCGGCTGTCGCCCAGCACGGTCACGATCATTCTGAGCGATGGCCTGGACACCGGAGAGCCGCAGAAACTGGCCCACGCCGTGCGCGAACTGCACCGACTGAGTGCCCGGCTGGTGTGGCTCAATCCGCTGGCGGGGCTGCCGGGTTATCTGCCGCTGGCACGCGGAATGGCGGCGGCGCTGCCGCATCTCGACGTGTTCGCGGCGGCGGGCGGCGTGGCAGAACTGGCGGCGCTGCCAGAAAAGTTGAAGGCGTAG
- a CDS encoding MoxR family ATPase → MAPVLLIDEVDRADDAFEAFLLELLAEWQISIPELGTVQAVTRPHVILTSNRARDLSDALRRRCLYLWVDYPSPEDELHILRARLPDLSERLARQVGGAVAYLRSLPLGKAPGVAETLDWAEALTLLHQDQLTPEVVRDTLGCVLKLREDQQLVGLNLQALIGAAMRGL, encoded by the coding sequence GTGGCCCCGGTGCTGCTGATCGATGAGGTGGACCGCGCCGACGACGCCTTCGAAGCATTTCTGCTCGAACTGCTGGCCGAGTGGCAGATCAGCATTCCCGAGCTGGGGACGGTGCAGGCCGTGACGCGCCCACACGTCATCCTGACGAGCAACCGCGCCCGCGATCTGAGTGACGCGCTGCGGCGGCGCTGCCTGTACCTGTGGGTGGATTACCCCTCGCCGGAAGACGAGCTGCACATTCTGCGGGCGCGGTTGCCCGACCTGAGCGAACGGCTGGCACGGCAGGTGGGCGGCGCGGTGGCGTACCTGCGGAGTCTGCCGCTGGGCAAGGCGCCAGGCGTGGCCGAAACGCTCGACTGGGCCGAAGCCCTGACACTGCTGCACCAGGATCAGCTCACGCCCGAGGTGGTGCGCGATACGCTCGGCTGCGTGCTGAAGCTGCGCGAAGATCAGCAGCTCGTGGGGCTGAACCTTCAGGCGCTGATCGGTGCGGCCATGCGCGGCCTGTAG
- a CDS encoding MoxR family ATPase: protein MTILPSLQGASLQSAFLERGYVASGPLSTALTLVAALGKPLLLEGPAGVGKTEAAKTLALALNTRLIRLQCYEGLDAQSALYEWNYPRQLLRLRMNEGAAAQARPSRTCMAPIFCCAARCWRPSVSRWPRCC, encoded by the coding sequence ATGACCATTCTCCCCAGTCTGCAAGGGGCCAGCCTGCAAAGCGCGTTTCTGGAACGCGGCTACGTGGCGTCTGGGCCTCTGTCTACGGCGCTCACGCTCGTCGCGGCGCTGGGAAAACCGCTGCTGCTGGAAGGCCCTGCCGGAGTCGGCAAGACCGAGGCTGCCAAAACGCTGGCCCTGGCGCTGAACACCCGTCTGATCCGGCTGCAATGCTACGAAGGGCTGGATGCCCAGAGTGCGCTGTACGAGTGGAATTACCCGCGCCAGCTGCTGCGGCTACGGATGAACGAGGGGGCGGCAGCGCAGGCCAGACCGAGCAGGACCTGTATGGCCCCGATTTTCTGCTGCGCCGCCCGCTGCTGGAGGCCATCAGTCAGCCGGTGGCCCCGGTGCTGCTGA
- a CDS encoding NTP transferase domain-containing protein translates to MPSPSVSGVLLAAGSSRRLGQPKQLLMLAGQPLVRLSTRALLDARPSGGVLVVVPPGPLGKQIRGALAGLDMRFAECPAPELGISESFRAALAALPPGTDAAHFALADMPLVSAAMHRELLDVYEHTHAPLVLARFGPEGVRAPPHLFRADLFAHFDQQGDHGPRHLIREYADQIQWTDLPGWALRDLDTPEDIAGMEAALRGELGNTAEPSP, encoded by the coding sequence ATGCCCTCCCCTTCCGTGTCCGGCGTGCTGCTGGCGGCTGGCTCGTCGCGCCGCCTGGGACAGCCCAAACAACTGCTGATGCTGGCAGGGCAGCCGCTCGTTCGCCTCAGTACGCGGGCACTGCTGGACGCCCGGCCTTCCGGCGGCGTGCTGGTGGTGGTGCCGCCCGGCCCGCTGGGGAAGCAGATTCGCGGCGCACTGGCCGGGCTGGATATGCGTTTTGCCGAATGCCCCGCCCCCGAACTCGGTATCTCGGAGAGCTTCCGGGCAGCGCTGGCGGCCCTGCCTCCCGGCACCGACGCCGCCCATTTCGCGCTGGCCGACATGCCGCTGGTGAGCGCCGCCATGCACCGCGAACTGCTGGACGTGTACGAGCACACCCACGCGCCGCTGGTGCTGGCCCGCTTCGGCCCGGAGGGTGTTCGTGCGCCGCCGCACCTGTTCCGCGCCGACCTGTTCGCCCACTTCGATCAGCAGGGCGACCACGGCCCCCGCCACCTGATCCGCGAGTACGCCGACCAGATCCAGTGGACCGACCTGCCGGGGTGGGCGCTGCGCGATCTGGACACGCCGGAAGACATAGCGGGGATGGAAGCGGCGCTAAGAGGCGAACTGGGCAACACAGCAGAGCCAAGCCCCTGA
- a CDS encoding XdhC family protein: MNSAETRTLIRALDAALLRGQRAAVASVVRVHGSAYRREGTRMLILDDASQVCMLSGGCLEAEVVESALEVIASGTARVVHYDLSEDATWGLGLGCGGSVDVRIERVEDDAVTRGWLDALRSGEAAALCVPLTAEGHDGGRVLLRGDTVTGALSDPALQAFALEAARARLHTRDPRAATLSAPDGQELFIDLSVPAPNLLIYGAGHDAQPLSAQAVALGYRTVVVDPRRAYLTPERFPGAVLLPLAPDELQAELRLDSRTQAIIMNHHLDRDRVCLWHALNSEAAFIGVLGPRSRYTDLLDALAQEGHLPTAAQTARVHSPVGLALGAEAPEEVALSILGELMAWRRGASGIPLNGHEGPIHQTYVARRT, translated from the coding sequence ATGAACTCAGCCGAGACAAGGACGCTGATACGGGCGCTGGACGCCGCGCTGCTGCGTGGACAGCGGGCCGCCGTCGCCAGTGTGGTGCGGGTGCACGGCAGTGCATATCGCCGGGAAGGAACACGCATGCTGATTCTGGATGACGCCTCGCAGGTGTGCATGCTGTCGGGCGGCTGTCTGGAAGCCGAGGTGGTGGAATCGGCGCTGGAAGTGATCGCGTCGGGTACAGCGCGGGTGGTGCACTACGACCTGTCTGAAGACGCGACCTGGGGGCTGGGCCTGGGCTGCGGCGGCAGCGTCGACGTGCGGATCGAGCGCGTGGAAGACGACGCGGTGACGCGGGGCTGGCTGGACGCCCTGCGAAGCGGAGAGGCGGCGGCGCTGTGCGTCCCTCTGACGGCAGAGGGACACGACGGCGGGCGCGTGCTGCTGCGCGGCGATACCGTCACGGGTGCGCTGAGCGATCCGGCGCTTCAGGCGTTTGCTCTGGAGGCGGCCCGCGCCCGGCTGCACACCCGCGACCCGCGTGCTGCCACGCTCAGTGCGCCGGATGGGCAGGAACTCTTCATCGATCTGAGCGTGCCTGCTCCGAACCTGCTGATCTACGGAGCCGGACACGACGCCCAGCCGCTCAGTGCTCAGGCGGTGGCGCTGGGCTACCGCACCGTGGTGGTCGATCCGCGCCGCGCCTATCTGACCCCCGAGCGCTTTCCCGGCGCTGTCCTGCTGCCGCTGGCTCCCGACGAACTCCAGGCCGAACTGCGGCTGGATTCGCGCACGCAGGCGATCATCATGAATCACCATCTCGACCGCGACCGGGTCTGCCTGTGGCACGCCCTGAACAGCGAGGCCGCGTTTATCGGGGTGCTGGGGCCGCGCAGCCGGTATACCGATCTGCTCGACGCGCTGGCCCAGGAAGGCCACCTTCCCACGGCTGCTCAGACGGCCCGCGTTCACAGTCCGGTGGGGCTGGCGCTGGGTGCGGAGGCCCCGGAAGAGGTGGCCCTGAGCATCCTGGGCGAGCTGATGGCGTGGCGGCGCGGCGCGAGCGGCATACCGCTCAACGGCCACGAGGGGCCGATTCACCAGACCTACGTGGCAAGACGGACGTGA
- a CDS encoding CoA ester lyase has product MNGLFRSVLYMPADKPRALAKLPELRCDAVILDLEDAVLPEQKGEARAGAARALRAGAPMPLLLRLNGPGTPWEQDDLELALRFAPAGIVLPKAEEPSRVREVSLGLPLWLMIETPLGVQRVAELARVPGVAGLIVGANDLLLGLRGRATPGREALLYALGAVITAARVQGSAALDAVHNDLQDTAGLERTSQQGRDLGFDGRTLIHPAQIETVNRVYGVSEAEAEQARELLAAWDEAQQQGRGVAVHRGRMIEELHAREARSVLERWAAQR; this is encoded by the coding sequence ATGAACGGGCTCTTCCGCTCGGTGCTGTACATGCCCGCCGACAAGCCGCGTGCGCTTGCCAAGCTGCCCGAACTGCGCTGCGACGCGGTAATTCTCGATCTGGAAGACGCGGTGCTGCCGGAGCAGAAGGGCGAAGCGCGGGCGGGTGCGGCGCGGGCGCTGCGGGCGGGTGCGCCCATGCCGCTGCTGCTGCGGCTGAATGGCCCCGGCACTCCCTGGGAGCAGGACGATCTGGAACTGGCGCTGCGCTTTGCACCCGCCGGAATCGTGCTGCCCAAGGCCGAGGAGCCGTCGCGGGTGCGCGAAGTGTCGCTGGGCCTGCCGCTGTGGCTGATGATCGAGACGCCGCTGGGCGTGCAGCGCGTGGCCGAGCTGGCGCGGGTGCCGGGCGTAGCCGGGCTGATCGTGGGGGCCAACGATCTGCTGCTGGGGCTGCGGGGGCGGGCCACACCGGGGCGCGAGGCGCTGCTGTACGCGCTGGGGGCGGTCATCACGGCGGCCCGCGTGCAGGGAAGTGCCGCGCTCGACGCCGTACACAACGATCTTCAGGACACGGCTGGCCTGGAACGCACGTCGCAGCAGGGCCGCGATCTGGGCTTCGACGGGCGCACGCTGATTCATCCCGCGCAGATCGAGACGGTCAACCGGGTGTACGGCGTCAGCGAGGCCGAAGCGGAGCAGGCCCGCGAACTGCTGGCAGCCTGGGACGAAGCGCAGCAGCAGGGCCGGGGCGTGGCGGTGCACCGGGGCCGGATGATCGAGGAACTGCACGCCCGCGAAGCCCGCAGCGTGCTGGAACGCTGGGCGGCGCAGCGCTAA
- a CDS encoding substrate-binding domain-containing protein, with the protein MTQAGHRELVFLGSGISQVARDREAGFLAAAAEVGARVSTLPGGFTVLDGYRTVRRAWEEGLRFTGCFATSDEQAVGVVAALEDLGMKVPQDVSVVGFDGLPELPLPIRLTTVAQDIPCIAAAALELVQEALSGQPVRGVKVPVHLVEGQTVAPPP; encoded by the coding sequence CTGACCCAGGCAGGCCACCGCGAGCTTGTGTTTCTGGGCAGCGGCATCAGTCAGGTGGCCCGCGACCGCGAGGCGGGCTTTCTGGCGGCGGCGGCAGAGGTGGGGGCCAGAGTCTCCACGCTGCCGGGCGGATTTACCGTGCTGGACGGCTACCGCACCGTCAGACGCGCCTGGGAAGAGGGCCTGCGCTTTACCGGCTGCTTTGCTACCAGCGACGAGCAGGCGGTGGGCGTGGTCGCCGCCCTGGAAGACCTGGGCATGAAGGTGCCGCAGGATGTGTCGGTGGTGGGCTTTGACGGTCTGCCGGAATTGCCCCTGCCGATCCGGCTCACCACTGTCGCCCAGGACATTCCCTGCATCGCCGCTGCCGCGCTGGAACTGGTGCAGGAAGCGCTCAGCGGACAGCCGGTACGGGGCGTCAAGGTTCCGGTGCATCTCGTCGAAGGCCAGACCGTGGCGCCGCCCCCCTGA
- a CDS encoding extracellular solute-binding protein: protein MKRTALALLSLALLGSAALAQQVTIKINGYGGTDPAIVGDLINKFVKPIVAKDNINVVYEPLQGDYNKALTTLLAAGNAGDLLYLPGETAGGFIATNKLLPLNGLVSTTPFIKSLNSVFTVKGQTYAIAKDFNTLSLVYNKDLFDEAKVAYPSANETWKSLAAKLTAVKKALPSGYYGICLQPSFDRFGAFAYAEGWKQFDSAGKTNLLSKPFVDAFTWYTSLAKDKVGVTPSEISQGWTGGCMQTGKVAVAIEGNWVAGFLKDNAPNLKYGSTLLPKADATGKRGNFLYTVGWAVNAGTKNKAAAIRVLNALTSVDAQNYVLSEGLAIPSRTALQSNAFFNKPGAGPENARVVFQGATDGFVTGFNFGPAGADWSKIVDTALASVLSGQKSVKDALASAQADMNKLQSR, encoded by the coding sequence ATGAAGCGTACCGCCCTTGCTCTCCTCTCGCTCGCCCTGCTGGGCAGCGCCGCTCTGGCTCAGCAGGTCACCATCAAGATCAACGGCTACGGCGGCACCGATCCGGCCATCGTCGGCGACCTGATCAACAAGTTCGTGAAGCCCATCGTCGCCAAGGACAACATCAATGTGGTCTACGAGCCGCTTCAGGGCGATTACAACAAGGCGCTCACCACGCTGCTGGCCGCCGGAAACGCGGGCGACCTGCTGTACCTGCCGGGCGAGACAGCTGGAGGCTTCATCGCCACCAACAAGCTGCTGCCGCTGAACGGTCTGGTCAGCACCACGCCCTTCATCAAGAGCCTGAACAGCGTCTTCACCGTCAAGGGGCAGACCTACGCCATCGCCAAGGACTTCAACACCCTGTCGCTGGTGTACAACAAGGACCTCTTCGACGAGGCCAAGGTGGCGTACCCCAGCGCCAACGAGACCTGGAAGAGCCTGGCCGCCAAGCTCACGGCGGTCAAGAAGGCGCTGCCCAGCGGCTATTACGGCATCTGCCTGCAACCGAGCTTCGACCGCTTCGGCGCATTTGCCTACGCCGAGGGCTGGAAGCAGTTCGACAGCGCGGGCAAGACCAACCTGCTGTCCAAGCCCTTCGTGGACGCCTTCACCTGGTACACCAGCCTCGCCAAAGACAAGGTGGGCGTGACGCCCAGCGAGATCAGCCAGGGCTGGACGGGCGGCTGCATGCAGACGGGTAAGGTGGCCGTCGCCATCGAGGGCAACTGGGTCGCGGGCTTCCTGAAAGACAACGCGCCGAACCTGAAGTACGGCAGCACCCTGCTGCCCAAGGCCGACGCCACCGGCAAGCGCGGCAACTTCCTGTACACCGTGGGCTGGGCCGTGAACGCGGGCACCAAGAACAAGGCCGCCGCCATCAGAGTGCTCAATGCCCTGACCAGTGTGGACGCCCAGAACTACGTGCTGAGCGAGGGCCTCGCCATTCCCAGCCGCACCGCCCTTCAGAGCAACGCGTTCTTCAACAAGCCGGGCGCAGGCCCCGAGAATGCCCGCGTGGTCTTCCAGGGCGCGACCGACGGCTTCGTGACCGGCTTCAACTTCGGACCTGCCGGAGCTGACTGGAGCAAGATCGTGGACACCGCGCTCGCCAGCGTGCTGAGCGGCCAGAAATCGGTCAAGGACGCGCTCGCCAGCGCCCAGGCCGACATGAACAAGCTGCAGTCGCGCTAA
- a CDS encoding carbohydrate ABC transporter permease, producing the protein MNQKGQTATAYLFLTPFLVVLAVFFCFAFLRTIYYSFTDFNLFDPPKLIGLKPYTDVLGDSSFRRALANSLLFAVITTTLQTVLSLLMAVALNRKIRGLSFFRAAWYMPSITSSVVITLIFLWLFQQQGVINYLITQLQSVWPLILTFALILIAVQVIQVLWEKSRKLPVGSFDPALLAASALIALFVTWGLSAAGVVTAHEVVDTVSRPGQITPFLYQYFADKWLSIGGVQIISVPLMVIIFMNTFTTIPTLMLFFLAGLQNIPTALYEATEIDGATPFQQLINVTVPMLRPVSFYVITVGLIGTLQMFDQVAVIGNAAPTDTLITLAYYVYANTFKSGVAPVYMASAAAIILAIITLLLVTVQRRFISPDAV; encoded by the coding sequence GTGAATCAAAAAGGTCAGACCGCCACCGCCTATCTGTTCCTGACGCCGTTTCTGGTGGTGCTGGCGGTCTTCTTCTGTTTTGCCTTCCTGCGAACCATCTATTACTCGTTCACCGATTTCAACCTCTTCGATCCGCCCAAACTGATCGGTCTGAAACCCTACACCGACGTGCTGGGTGACTCGTCGTTTCGCCGCGCCCTCGCCAACAGCCTGCTGTTCGCGGTCATCACCACCACGCTGCAAACGGTCCTGTCGCTGCTGATGGCGGTGGCCCTCAACCGCAAAATTCGCGGCCTCAGCTTCTTCCGGGCGGCCTGGTACATGCCGAGCATCACCAGTTCGGTGGTCATCACCCTTATTTTTCTGTGGCTGTTTCAGCAGCAGGGCGTGATCAATTACCTGATTACCCAGCTCCAGAGCGTCTGGCCGCTGATTCTGACCTTCGCGCTGATCCTGATCGCCGTGCAGGTGATTCAGGTGCTCTGGGAGAAGTCGCGCAAGCTGCCGGTGGGCTCTTTCGATCCGGCGCTCCTGGCGGCGAGCGCCCTGATCGCGCTCTTCGTCACCTGGGGGCTGTCGGCGGCAGGCGTGGTCACGGCCCATGAGGTGGTCGATACCGTTTCCCGGCCCGGCCAGATCACACCGTTCCTGTATCAGTACTTTGCCGACAAATGGCTGAGCATCGGCGGCGTTCAGATCATCAGCGTTCCTCTGATGGTCATCATCTTCATGAATACCTTCACCACCATTCCGACCCTGATGCTGTTTTTCCTGGCAGGTCTGCAGAACATTCCGACCGCGCTGTATGAGGCCACCGAGATCGACGGCGCGACGCCTTTTCAGCAGCTGATCAACGTGACGGTGCCGATGCTGCGCCCGGTCAGTTTCTACGTGATCACCGTGGGTCTGATCGGAACGCTCCAGATGTTCGATCAGGTGGCGGTGATCGGCAACGCCGCGCCGACCGATACCCTGATCACGCTCGCCTATTACGTGTACGCCAACACCTTCAAGAGTGGCGTTGCCCCGGTGTACATGGCATCGGCGGCGGCCATCATCCTCGCCATCATCACACTGCTGCTGGTCACGGTTCAGCGCCGCTTCATCAGCCCGGACGCCGTATGA